In the Carassius auratus strain Wakin chromosome 50, ASM336829v1, whole genome shotgun sequence genome, one interval contains:
- the LOC113066551 gene encoding sialic acid synthase-like, whose amino-acid sequence MSAEFELCPGRKIGGSNPCFIIAEIGQNHQGDIEIAKKMIRMAKDCGADCAKFQKSEIEHRFTKHALERPYTSPHAWGPTYGAHKHHLEFSHQQYRELQQYANDIGIFFTASGMDEMAIEFLHEINVPFFKVASADTNNIPYLEKTAKKGRPMVISSGMQSMETMHCVYQTVKKHNPNFTFLQCTSAYPLPIEHVNLSLIPEFQKVFPDIPIGYSGHETGIHVSVAAVALGAKVLERHVTLDKTWKGSDHAASLEPAELAELVRAIRTVEMAMGSPIKQMLPCEASCHSKLGKSVVARKPLQKGEILTLDMLTVKVAEPQGVRPENIFKLVGKKITVNLEKDATITDAMIDG is encoded by the exons ATGTCTGCTGAGTTTGAACTTTGTCCTGGAAGGAAGATAGGGGGCTCCAACCCCTGTTTTATCATCGCTGAAATTGGACAGAACCATCAAGGAGACAtagaaatagccaaaaaaatGATCCGAATGGCCAAG GACTGTGGGGCTGATTGTGCCAAGTTTCAAAAGAGTGAGATCGAACACAGATTCACCAAACACGCTCTGGAGCGTCCCTACACGTCCCCTCACGCCTGGGGGCCGACCTACGGGGCTCACAAGCATCATCTGGAGTTCAGTCACCAGCAGTACAGAGAACTGCAGCAGTACGCCAATGACATCGGCATCTTCTTTACAGCATCAGGGATGGATGAG ATGGCAATTGAATTTCTTCATGAAATCAATGTGCCGTTTTTCAAAGTTGCCTCAGCAGACACCAACAACATCCCTTACCTGGAGAAAACGGCCAAAAAAG GTCGTCCCATGGTGATATCTAGTGGAATGCAGTCGATGGAGACCATGCACTGTGTTTACCAAACCGTTAAGAAGCACAATCCCAATTTCACTTTCTTGCAGTGCACCAGCGCTTATCCACTGCCGATAGAGCACGTCAACCTCAGTCTGATCCCT GAGTTCCAGAAGGTGTTTCCGGACATTCCCATTGGATACTCTGGACATGAGACGGGCATCCATGTGTCTGTGGCTGCTGTGGCACTCGGGGCGAAGGTCCTGGAGCGTCATGTGACCCTGGATAAGACCTGGAAAGGCAGTGACCACGCAGCTTCACTGGAGCCGGCTGAGCTGGCGGAGCTGGTGAGAGCCATCAGGACGGTTGAGATGGCAATGGGCTCGCCGATCAAACAGATGCTGCCCTGTGAGGCTTCCTGTCACAGCAAG TTGGGTAAGTCGGTAGTGGCCCGGAAACCCTTGCAGAAGGGCGAGATATTAACTCTCGACATGCTGACAGTAAAAGTGGCCGAACCGCAGGGTGTGAGACCAGAGAACATCTTCAAACTGGTCGGCAAGAAAATCACAGTGAACCTGGAAAAAGATGCAACCATCACTGATGCCATGATAGATGGCTGA